The genomic window CGGTCCTGCATGGGGGGCACTTGCCTGCCGTGACGAAGGCGCAGGAAGAATGAGCGAACCCGTGCAGATTCTGGAGGCAGCCATACCGCTTCTTTCAGATAAAGACCTGGCGGGAAAAAAAATCGTCCTTACGGCCGGCCCGACGGTGGAAGATATTGATCCTGTGAGGTTCATAAGCAACAGATCTTCGGGGAAAATGGGGTATGCAATAGCAAGAGAGGCTTCAAGAAGAGGAGCCGAGGTAATGCTCATTTCCGGTCCTTCATCCCTTGAACCGCCGTCAGGTTGCAATTTTAAAAGTGTCAGGACCTCCGGTGAAATGCATAATGCCCTCCTGGCAACAGCAAAGGGAGCAGATGCCCTTATTATGGCTGCTGCCGTGGCAGATTACAAACCGGTAAAAAAGTCGGAACAAAAAATAAAAAAGAAAGCAGAGCGTCTTCTACTGGAACTGACAAAGAACACGGATATATTGGGTGACCTTTCAGGGAAAGGCCTCTCTAAATTAATCGTAGGCTTTGCAGCAGAGACTGAAAATATTGTTGAAAATGCATTGAAAAAAGTAAAAGAGAAAAAGCTCGATCTTATTATTGCAAATGACATTTCCGAGAAGGGCGCAGGCTTTGATACAGATACGAACAGGGTTCAGATTATGGACAAATCAGGCGTCATCGAAAAAACAGAACTGCTCACAAAAAGGGGGATCGCAAATATCATTTTAAACAGAATCAAGGAGAGGTTTAATTAATCAGCGAAGCAGTTCTTTAAGATCAAGATGGCCGAAATCTCTGAAGGTAGCCTCCTTAAACTTCGGTTTCAACCTTTCAAATATCTGCTTGCAGTCACTATTTGTCATACTGCCCCTGTTTTTGAGTTCCTTGAGCTCTTTTCTAATTTTCGCCGCCACTTCGAGGCTTTTCCTTCCCGCCGGGTCGGCCTTACAGCAAAGGGCATTTTTTCCATCAATAAGAAAGGCAAAGGTCGAATCAAGGGCCAGCTTTTTATAATTTTCAACATCTGCCGCATCAAGCTTCCAGTTGGATCTGACCGATATAAGATCCATCGTTTTATGCCACCTTTTGAGCCGTGCAAGCATAAGCAGGCTGTTAAATATCCTCTTGTTGGTACCGAATGAAAAAAGTGTATTATCGAGGGTCGCTCTTAAAAGGGGATCATTATCACGGTGGACCTCTTTGGCAACTTTGTCGGCCAACTCCCATACCGATTTATCCATGTAGGAATCGAACCTCACCTCCCAGTAAGCATGATTAAGCATCCTCCTATTAAAGCTGGCAATGATCTGGTTAGGAACGTAGTAATTATGAGCAATGACGTCGGCAGCAAGGTGACTGAGGTAACCGTAGGCAAAGGCCCGTTGGGAGTCACTCTTTGCGCTGTCAAGCACATTCATTCCAACATGCCAGTTATGACAGTGCTTTGCATATTCGATAAATTTCTTACCATGAATTATATCTGCACTGATACAACCGTAAACAAAATCATAAGGATAGCTGGCCAGGATGGTCTGTTTAAATAGGGGAAGTATTGCCAGGTTATTAAGCACAGAGGAGGCAAGGCTAAGGTGCATGGCAGGACCCCAGGCATAACAATTCTTACTGCCCAGCGCTACCAGGACAAGAGAAGCAAGTAATATCAGTAGAAACTTCACCAGGGGAAACCTTTCCAGCCATTCACGTAGAGACTCTTATTCTCTGAAATATATTCACGCTTTTTGACTTTTTTAATGTGATCGTATCAATAGCAGGGCGGTTACGGATAGCGCATTAGACTACCGCTCTTCCATGGACAGATAATCTCTTGCAGAAGCGCCAATATAATTCTGTCTCGGTCTGCCTATGACTCTTGCAGGGTCACGGATCATCTCCTCCCACTGGGCCATCCAGCCGGCCATTCGTCCCACAGCAAACATAACGGTAAACATTTCTGTGGGAATGCCTAATGCCTTGTAGATGATCCCCGAATAAAAATCAACATTGGGATAGAGTTTTTTCTCGATAAAGTAGTCGTCAGTGAGAGCTATTTCCTCCAGTTTCATGGCAATATCAAGGAGAGGATCACCACCACTGGTTTTGTTCACAACATCAAGGGCCATTTTCCTGATGATTTTAGCACGAGGGTCGTAATGCTTATAGACCCTGTGCCCAAATCCCATAAGACGGAAGGAGTCATCCTTATCCTTGGCCTTCCCAATAAATTCAGGAATTCGCTCAACTCGCCCAATTTCATTGAGCATAAGAAGAACAGCCTCATTAGCGCCTCCGTGGGCCGGACCCCACAGACAGCCGATCCCTGCCGAAGCGGCGGCAAATGGGTTTGCCCCCGAAGAACCTGCAAGCCTGACCGTCGAGGTTGAGGCATTCTGCTCATGGTCAGCATGGAGAATCAAAATAAGATCGAGCGCTTTGGCATGAAGAGGATCAACTTCATAGGTTTCCGCCGGTACGGAATACATCATGTGGAGAAAGTTTTCGGCATAGCCAAGATCATTTTTCGGGTAAACAAAGGGCTGACCCATAGTGTACTTGTAAGCCATGGCAGCCATAGTGGGCAGCTTTGCAATGAGTCTGTGCGCTGATATCTCCTGGTGTCTGGGATTATTCACATCGGTAGAATCGTGATAAAAGGCGGATAATGCGCCTACCATGCCAACAAGTACAGCCATGGGGTGCGCGTCAGGCCTGAACCCTTTGATGAAATCCCTCAGGCCCTCATGAACCATAGTATGAAGCGTTATCATTCTGACAAAATGATCGTGCTGCTCTATTGTCGGTAGTTCTCCATAAAGAACAAGATAACAAACTTCGAGGAAATTACTCTTTTCTGCCAACTGCTCAATGGGGTAGCCCCGGTAAAGAAGAACACCCTCCTCCCCGTCAATGTAGGTAATACTGCTTTCACAGCTTGCTGTTGATTTAAAACCGGGATCATAGGTAAAAAGACCCATCTTACCGTACAGTCTCCTCATATCAACAAGGGAAGGGCCATGGGTTCCTGTGAGGAGTGGAAAGTCCTCCTTTTCGCCTGTTTTATTATTAATTATCGTTACCGTATCGCTGCCCATATTAATCTCCTTGAAAAGATATTTAATGTATAAAACCATTATTTATTTTAAAGAATCCTTGCTATATAATTCTTATAAAAAAAAGGGGATAAGGCAAGTAGAAAAAGCTATTTACAAAATTTCTATTAAGAGGCACAGTTATTTATCATAGCGCCTTTAATCCTGAGAAAGGCAGCAGGTCAAAAATTATAGTGCAGTACATTATTTGAGATCGCTTTCAATTAATCTGTGCTTCCTCTGTACAGATTGCAGGAGTTTTTTTCAAATGCCGTGGTAACAAGAACTTTCACCAAAAACAATGAACGAACTGCCATTTACAGGTTAGTGTGACAATATTAATACATTCTTTTATACCATAAGCCCGGGCAATAATATACTTTTGACGGTAATCACCTTCCCATCTTCCCCGGGGAGTGATAAAATGATATTCAAAATTGGAAGAGGCAGGAAAAAGAATTGAAAGAAAAGATAAATATTCAAAGCCAGCTTGAACAGTACCTTCACTTCATGAAAATGTCAGGCATTGATTATTTGCCCGTAAAAAGAAGAGCAAATGCCTCAACAGTCCCGAAAGAGGCTATCAACGAAGAGCCTCCATCGTCAGTCCCGCAGAGTATCACAAGCGATCTTGAAAAGATAAGAACCGAACTGGCAGACTGTTCAAGATGCAGGCTGGGGAAGACCCGTACCAATCTCGTCTTTGGTACGGGAGATAGAAATGCCGATCTGGTCTTCGTCGGGGAGGCTCCCGGCAGGGATGAGGATTTGCAGGGAGAACCCTTTGTTGGTAAAGCAGGTCAGTTGTTAACTAAAATTATTGAAGCCATCAGTCTAAAAAGAGAGAATGTTTACATTTGCAATGTCCTGAAATGCAGGCCGCCTCAAAACAGGAATCCACTCCCAGAGGAGATAGAATGCTGTGAACCCTTTCTCATTAAGCAGATTAGAGCAATTAAACCAAAG from Deltaproteobacteria bacterium includes these protein-coding regions:
- the coaBC gene encoding bifunctional phosphopantothenoylcysteine decarboxylase/phosphopantothenate--cysteine ligase CoaBC — protein: MTVWSLPNFPPVSAYSAVSQVIKEKKILLGVTGGIAAYKSVELLRLFQKEGAQVRVVMTANAARFVTALTFRAISGFPVITDIFDAETESGIDHIGLTDWADLFVIAPATANIIGKMAAGLGDDSLSTMALAFDGDFLLAPAMNTKMFQNRIVQENIKKLQNLDYHFIGPAWGALACRDEGAGRMSEPVQILEAAIPLLSDKDLAGKKIVLTAGPTVEDIDPVRFISNRSSGKMGYAIAREASRRGAEVMLISGPSSLEPPSGCNFKSVRTSGEMHNALLATAKGADALIMAAAVADYKPVKKSEQKIKKKAERLLLELTKNTDILGDLSGKGLSKLIVGFAAETENIVENALKKVKEKKLDLIIANDISEKGAGFDTDTNRVQIMDKSGVIEKTELLTKRGIANIILNRIKERFN
- a CDS encoding zinc dependent phospholipase C family protein; this translates as MKFLLILLASLVLVALGSKNCYAWGPAMHLSLASSVLNNLAILPLFKQTILASYPYDFVYGCISADIIHGKKFIEYAKHCHNWHVGMNVLDSAKSDSQRAFAYGYLSHLAADVIAHNYYVPNQIIASFNRRMLNHAYWEVRFDSYMDKSVWELADKVAKEVHRDNDPLLRATLDNTLFSFGTNKRIFNSLLMLARLKRWHKTMDLISVRSNWKLDAADVENYKKLALDSTFAFLIDGKNALCCKADPAGRKSLEVAAKIRKELKELKNRGSMTNSDCKQIFERLKPKFKEATFRDFGHLDLKELLR
- a CDS encoding citrate synthase translates to MGSDTVTIINNKTGEKEDFPLLTGTHGPSLVDMRRLYGKMGLFTYDPGFKSTASCESSITYIDGEEGVLLYRGYPIEQLAEKSNFLEVCYLVLYGELPTIEQHDHFVRMITLHTMVHEGLRDFIKGFRPDAHPMAVLVGMVGALSAFYHDSTDVNNPRHQEISAHRLIAKLPTMAAMAYKYTMGQPFVYPKNDLGYAENFLHMMYSVPAETYEVDPLHAKALDLILILHADHEQNASTSTVRLAGSSGANPFAAASAGIGCLWGPAHGGANEAVLLMLNEIGRVERIPEFIGKAKDKDDSFRLMGFGHRVYKHYDPRAKIIRKMALDVVNKTSGGDPLLDIAMKLEEIALTDDYFIEKKLYPNVDFYSGIIYKALGIPTEMFTVMFAVGRMAGWMAQWEEMIRDPARVIGRPRQNYIGASARDYLSMEER
- a CDS encoding uracil-DNA glycosylase encodes the protein MKEKINIQSQLEQYLHFMKMSGIDYLPVKRRANASTVPKEAINEEPPSSVPQSITSDLEKIRTELADCSRCRLGKTRTNLVFGTGDRNADLVFVGEAPGRDEDLQGEPFVGKAGQLLTKIIEAISLKRENVYICNVLKCRPPQNRNPLPEEIECCEPFLIKQIRAIKPKVICALGKFAAQTLLKSEAPISTLRGKFHNYHGVPLMPTYHPAFLLRNPKMKKEVWQDVQLIQKVLKGKIDPSLL